The DNA sequence ATGGTTAGAGGTTGAAGTTACAAGAGATGGTCATGTATATAAGCAGACCTATAAGCGCGGTAATGTTGACAGTACATTACAAATCATTGCGGATGCACCGGAAGATAAATCCGGAACAAAGGTAACATTTCTTCCGGATAAGACGATTTTTGATGACTGGATCTATGATTATGATACTTTAAGAACACGACTTCGTGAGACTGCATTTCTCACAAAAGGTTTAAAAATAACATTGACAGATCTTCGTGTAGATCCGCCAAAGGAACGTCATTTCCATTATGAGGGCGGTATCAAAGAGTTTGTTGAATATATGAACAGACACAGAGAAGCACTCTATGATAAGGTAATCTACTGTGAAGGACTTAAGGACGGTGTGTATGTAGAAGTAGCAATGCAGCATAACGATTCTTACAATGAAATGATACACAGTTATGTAAACAATATTAATACACCGGAGGGTGGTACACATTTAACAGGTTTCAAATCAGCTATTACTAAAATATTCAATGATTATGCCAGAAAGAATAATCTGTTAAAAGAAAAAGAGGATAATCTGTCCGGTGAAGATCTGCGAGAAGGTATGTCTGCGATAGTATCTGTAAAGATCGGTGAACCTCAGTTTGAAGGTCAGACAAAGCAGAAGCTTGGTAATTCAGAAGTAAGACCTGTTGTGGAAAATATCGTAAGTGAACAGCTTACCTACTTCTTAGAGCAAAATCCGAATATAGCAAAAATAATTATAAATAAATCTGTGATGGCACAACGTGCAAGAATCGCAGCAAGAAGAGCCAGAGATGTAGCAAGAAAGGCAAATCTTGCAGATAATATGGCACTTCCCGGAAAACTTGCAGATTGTTCCGATAAAGATCCGAAGAATTGTGAGATATATATCGTAGAGGGAGATTCCGCCGGTGGTTCTGCAAAGAAAGCTAGATCCCGTGCAACACAGGCGATACTTCCACTTCGTGGTAAAATATTAAATGTAGAAAAAGCAAGAATTGACAGAATCCTTGAGAATGCCGAGATTAAAGCAATGATCACAGCATTCGGTACAGGTATTCATGAAAATTTTGATATTGATAAGCTCAGATATAATAAGATCATCATTATGACGGATGCCGATGTAGATGGTGCTCATATCGCAACTCTGCTTCTGACATTCTTCTATCGGTTTATGCCGGATTTGATACGAAAAGGACATGTATATCTGGCACAGCCACCACTTTATAAACTGGAAAAGAACAAGAAAATCTGGTATGCCTACAGTGATGATGAACTGAACAGTATTCTGAATGAAGTTGGAAGAGATCAGTCAAACAAGATCCAGAGATATAAAGGTCTTGGAGAAATGGATGCAGAACAGTTATGGGAGACAACCATGGATCCGGAAAAGAGAATTTTATTAAAAGTTGCGATTGATGATGATGATGAATCAGAGATTGATATGACCTTTAATGTACTGATGGGAGATAAAGTAGAACCTAGAAGACAGTTCATAGAGACAAATGCCAAGTTCGTTAAGAACCTTGACATTTAAACGAAAGGGAGAAGAACATGGATGATGATAAGATTTTTGACAAAATAAGTGAAGTCGGACTCAAAAAAACCATGGAGCGGTCTTATATAGATTATGCCATGAGTGTTATTGCAGCACGAGCACTTCCTGATGTAAGAGATGGCTTGAAGCCTGTTCAGAGAAGAATTCTTCACTCAATGATAGAATTGAACAACGGTCCGGATAAGCCACATCGTAAATGTGCCCGTATCGTCGGTGATACCATGGGTAAATATCATCCACATGGAGATAGTTCCATCTATGATGCTCTCGTAAAACTGGCTCAGGACTGGAATACAAGATATCCATTGGTAGATGGTCATGGTAACTTCGGTTCAGAAGATGGTGATGGCGCTGCTGCGATGCGATACACAGAGGCAAGATTATCAAAGATAAGTATGGAAATGTTAGCTGATATCAATAAGGATACAGTAGATTTTGTACCAAACTTTGATGAAACGGAAAAAGAGCCTACGGTACTTCCATCACGTTTTCCTAATCTATTAGTAAATGGAACAACGGGTATCGCAGTTGGTATGGCTACAAATATTCCACCACATAATTTAAAGGAAGTAATCGGTGCAACCGTAAAAATTATTGATAATCGTATAGAAGAAGACAGAGAAACCTCCATTGACGAGATTATGCAGATCATAAAAGGACCTGATTTTCCTATGGGAGCAGAGATTCTCGGA is a window from the Lachnospiraceae bacterium GAM79 genome containing:
- the gyrB gene encoding DNA topoisomerase (ATP-hydrolyzing) subunit B, with amino-acid sequence MSNNYDAEQIQVLEGLEAVRKRPGMYIGSTSTRGLHHLVYEIVDNSVDEALAGYCNHIEVFINPDNSITVVDNGRGIPVGIQEKTGKSALEVVFTVLHAGGKFGGGGYKVSGGLHGVGASVVNALSEWLEVEVTRDGHVYKQTYKRGNVDSTLQIIADAPEDKSGTKVTFLPDKTIFDDWIYDYDTLRTRLRETAFLTKGLKITLTDLRVDPPKERHFHYEGGIKEFVEYMNRHREALYDKVIYCEGLKDGVYVEVAMQHNDSYNEMIHSYVNNINTPEGGTHLTGFKSAITKIFNDYARKNNLLKEKEDNLSGEDLREGMSAIVSVKIGEPQFEGQTKQKLGNSEVRPVVENIVSEQLTYFLEQNPNIAKIIINKSVMAQRARIAARRARDVARKANLADNMALPGKLADCSDKDPKNCEIYIVEGDSAGGSAKKARSRATQAILPLRGKILNVEKARIDRILENAEIKAMITAFGTGIHENFDIDKLRYNKIIIMTDADVDGAHIATLLLTFFYRFMPDLIRKGHVYLAQPPLYKLEKNKKIWYAYSDDELNSILNEVGRDQSNKIQRYKGLGEMDAEQLWETTMDPEKRILLKVAIDDDDESEIDMTFNVLMGDKVEPRRQFIETNAKFVKNLDI